Proteins found in one Coffea eugenioides isolate CCC68of chromosome 5, Ceug_1.0, whole genome shotgun sequence genomic segment:
- the LOC113770944 gene encoding aspartyl protease family protein 2-like codes for MNFLVGLVFVYLFSCGFVATGRGGILSLKNLKANVSHLAGIELPDHSSFNAVSSSANTGCNFATTKKATMDAVATDKNFYNEEEEEEEEEDDDDDARNLGNQHKPTVKLHLKRRSGGKEANGKDSVLESTTRDLVRIQTLHTRIVEKKNQNTISRLKKVARQSQNHYRRSLIALAASPEPQSSQLSGQLMATLASGVSLGSGEYFMDVFVGTPPKHYSLILDTGSDLNWIQCVPCYDCFEQNGPFYDPKDSSTFRNISCHDPRCHLVSSPDPPQPCKSENQTCPYFYWYGDSSNTTGDFALETFTVNLTNPSGKSEFKTVENVMFGCGHWNRGLFHGAAGLLGLGRGPLSFSSQLQSLYGHSFSYCLVDRNSNASVSSKLIFGEDKDLLSHPGLNFTTLVSAGKENNPVDTFYYVQIKSLLVGGEVLNIPEGTWNLSPEGAGGTIIDSGTTLSYFADPAYKIIKEAFMKKVKNYPIVEDFPILFPCYNISGVEKLELPSFGIIFGDGAVWNFPQENYFIKLEPEEVVCLAILGTPTSALSILGNYQQQNFHILYDTRQSRLGYAPTKCSEV; via the coding sequence ATGAATTTCTTGGTTGGTTTGGTATTTGTTTACTTGTTTTCCTGTGGTTTTGTAGCCACCGGACGTGGAGGGATTCTTAGTCTGAAGAATCTGAAAGCAAATGTCTCTCATCTGGCTGGCATAGAATTGCCTGATCATTCAAGCTTCAATGCCGTCTCGTCTTCAGCAAATACTGGTTGCAACTTTGCAACAACAAAGAAAGCAACCATGGATGCAGTAGCCACAGATAAGAATTTCtacaatgaagaagaagaagaagaagaagaagaagatgatgatgatgatgcaaGAAATTTGGGAAATCAGCATAAACCCACTGTCAAACTTCATCTGAAACGCAGATCAGGAGGCAAAGAAGCCAATGGAAAAGACTCAGTTCTGGAGTCAACGACAAGGGACTTGGTTAGAATTCAGACTCTTCATACAAGGATTGTGGAGAAGAAGAATCAAAACACCATTTCTAGGCTGAAGAAAGTTGCTAGACAATCACAAAATCATTATAGGAGGTCTTTAATAGCTCTGGCAGCTTCGCCGGAGCCTCAGAGTTCTCAACTTTCCGGCCAACTCATGGCAACTCTTGCTTCAGGGGTGAGTCTTGGTTCAGGAGAATATTTCATGGATGTTTTTGTGGGTACACCTCCAAAGCATTATTCTTTGATTCTTGATACTGGAAGTGATCTTAATTGGATTCAATGTGTTCCATGTTATGACTGTTTTGAGCAAAATGGACCCTTTTATGATCCTAAGGATTCTAGTACTTTCAGAAATATAAGCTGCCATGATCCTAGATGTCACCTGGTTTCATCTCCTGATCCTCCACAACCTTGCAAGTCCGAGAATCAAACATGTCCTTATTTCTATTGGTATGGAGACAGCTCGAATACAACGGGGGATTTTGCGCTAGAAACCTTCACAGTTAATCTCACAAATCCTTCAGGAAAGTCAGAATTCAAAACTGTTGAAAATGTGATGTTTGGCTGTGGTCATTGGAACAGAGGACTATTTCATGGTGCTGCTGGATTATTAGGCCTTGGGAGAGggcctctttctttttcctcccaaCTTCAATCATTATATGGCCATTCCTTTTCATATTGCCTTGTGGATAGAAACAGCAATGCTAGTGTTAGCAGCAAGCTGATTTTCGGCGAAGATAAAGATCTCTTGAGCCATCCTGGATTGAACTTCACCACATTGGTTTCTGCTGGCAAAGAAAATAATCCAGTTGATACATTTTATTACGTTCAAATCAAGTCGCTTTTGGTGGGGGGTGAGGTTCTGAATATACCGGAAGGAACCTGGAATTTAAGCCCAGAAGGTGCTGGTGGAACAATCATTGATTCTGGTACAACACTCAGCTATTTTGCTGATCCAGCTTACAAGATTATAAAGGAAGCATTCATGAAGAAGGTGAAAAACTACCCAATTGTTGAAGATTTTCCAATATTGTTTCCTTGCTACAATATCTCAGGGGTGGAGAAGCTAGAGCTGCCATCATTTGGGATCATATTTGGTGATGGTGCAGTTTGGAATTTCCCACAGGAGAACTATTTTATCAAGCTTGAACCAGAGGAAGTTGTTTGTTTGGCGATACTGGGGACTCCAACCTCGGCTCTTTCAATTCTTGGAAACTATCAACAACAAAATTTTCATATCTTGTATGATACAAGACAGTCAAGGCTGGGATATGCACCAACAAAGTGCTCAGAAGTGTAA